One part of the Haliotis asinina isolate JCU_RB_2024 chromosome 2, JCU_Hal_asi_v2, whole genome shotgun sequence genome encodes these proteins:
- the LOC137272849 gene encoding 5-hydroxyisourate hydrolase-like, translating into MSVCCSDAAVEVEPVPEGRTEGKMKTFTSHISVRPTFLLQVLDTTSGSPAKSLPVTLYEQTTKKGWEAVEEGCTLDDGHMKLLKGRSLNPMGRYKLHLDTGRYFSQKGGQPMCPFIELGLQTPAECQNLHVSVHIGLNGYATYFGT; encoded by the exons ATGAGTGTTTGTTGTTCAGACGCCGCTGTGGAGGTTGAACCGGTTCCCGAGGGCAGGACAGAAGGGAAAATGAAGACATTCACGTCGCAT ATCTCAGTGAGACCAACCTTTCTCCTGCAAGTTCTTGACACCACTTCCGGGAGCCCAGCTAAATCACTTCCGGTCACTCTGTACGAGCAGACGACAAAAAAGGGCTGGGAGGCAGTGGAGGAAGG GTGTACCCTTGATGACGGTCATATGAAGCTGCTAAAGGGTCGAAGCCTGAACCCTATGGGTCGCTACAAACTCCATCTCGACACCGGACGCTATTTCTCACAGAAAGGAGGACAACCGATGTGTCCTTTCATTGAA CTGGGCTTGCAGACTCCAGCAGAGTGCCAGAACCTTCACGTGTCCGTCCACATTGGTCTCAATGGTTACGCAACGTATTTTGGAACATAA
- the LOC137274268 gene encoding lysosome membrane protein 2-like produces MVSKSAVCTVISCIFGVALVAVGGALIVVFKNLIHSNIEQQVNLKEGSETYNEWLDPPVPIYFQIWVLDIVNHEEVVSQGKRPSVIQKGPYSYREHREKVNVTFNDNVTVTYREDRWFEFQRHMSAGPESDTFTTVNIPMLTIANLIRFEYGFIQELTDLVLEGVGERLFLQLSISDIMWGYEDKLLKLVDDILQRTVNKTIDDHFGLFYNQNGSDDGVYNINTGVNDASQFAVIRSWNYNSSLPYWTSVAANMINGTDGTMFPPFVDKSQPLYLFSSDICRSLDVKYQYDYTFKDISLARFVAPDSMFLNVTANPNNAGFCTPPGNCLPSGLLNVSVCREGSPVMMSQPHFLAADQSVIDGVEGMHPIRAEHETFVDVEPMTGVAMNVAKKLQINVYVEPISHIKDTEKITPVFLPILWLNESAAIDDKSASKFHEEVQEPIKITQAVQYGLITLGAFILVCVLSIVIRRTMCPNKDIPLQDLSRETDPLLN; encoded by the exons CAAGTTAATCTGAAAGAAGGCTCAGAAACCTACAATGAATGGTTGGATCCTCCGGTACCAATCTATTTCCAAATATGGGTGTTGGACATTGTCAATCACGAAGAGGTTGTCAGTCAGGGAAAACGCCCGTCAGTTATCCAGAAAGGACCTTATTCTTACAG GGAGCATCGGGAGAAGGTGAATGTCACATTCAATGACAACGTTACAGTTACGTATCGGGAAGACCGATGGTTTGAGTTCCAGCGCCATATGTCTGCAGGTCCTGAATCGGATACCTTCACCACAGTCAACATACCCATGCTG ACAATTGCCAACTTGATTCGCTTTGAGTATGGGTTCATCCAGGAGCTGACTGACCTTGTTTTGGAGGGAGTGGGAGAGAGACTGTTCCTCCAACTCTCGATATCAGACATCATGTGGGGATATGAAGACAAGCTGCTAAAGTTGGTGGATGACATCTTACAGCGCACCGTCAACAAGACCATTGATGACCACTTTGGTCTTTTTTATAAT caaaacgGATCTGATGATGGTGTGTACAACATCAACACTGGTGTGAATGATGCAAGTCAGTTCGCTGTGATAAGGAGCTGGAACTACAACAG CTCTCTGCCATATTGGACTTCAGTAGCAGCGAACATGATCAACGGCACAG ATGGCACAATGTTCCCTCCATTTGTGGACAAGTCACAGCCCCTCTATCTGTTCTCTTCAGACATTTGCAG ATCCTTGGATGTAAAGTACCAATATGATTACACCTTCAAAGATATCAGCTTGGCAAGGTTTGTGGCACCTGACTCCATGTTTCTGAATGTGACTGCGAACCCTAACAATGCAGGCTTCTGTACCCCACCAGGAAACTGCCTCCCCTCTGGACTCCTCAATGTCAGCGTCTGTAGAGAAG GAAGTCCTGTGATGATGTCACAACCCCACTTCCTGGCAGCTGACCAGTCAGTGATCGATGGCGTGGAGGGCATGCACCCAATCAGGGCTGAGCATGAGACATTTGTGGATGTGGAGCCA ATGACAGGTGTGGCCATGAATGTGGCGAAGAAACTCCAGATCAATGTCTATGTGGAACCAATTAGTCATATCAA AGATACTGAGAAGATAACACCTGTGTTTCTGCCTATCCTCTGGCTTAATGAG AGTGCTGCTATTGATGATAAGTCTGCTTCCAAGTTCCATGAGGAGGTACAGGAACCAATCAAGATCACTCAGGCTGTGCAGTATGGCTTGATTACACTAGGAGCGTTCATCCTCGTCTGTGTCCTCTCCATCGTCATCCGTAGAACCATGTGTCCAAAT AAGGACATTCCTCTTCAAGACCTTAGTCGAGAAACAGATCCTCTCTTGAACTAA